From Erigeron canadensis isolate Cc75 chromosome 5, C_canadensis_v1, whole genome shotgun sequence:
TATCCTTGTAGATCTTCAGGGCATCCTGACGAATCATCCTGGTCACGGCCTCTCGTAACGGGTGATTTTCTGGGTTACCTAGATATGGTTCTAAGTAGAACCGTCTCTGCAATAGTACCAAGTAATAGTTAGCATCTaccatattttttaaatgacgtatttaaatagtaaaaaaagaTAGCTTTATACCATAAGCCAGTCAGTAAGTCCATCCTTGATGGGCTGGGGCACTTGATCCCACGACTCGTAATTATGTGGGACGGTAGCGACATAGGTCCCCAAATAGCTCTTGTACCACTTGGCGTGGTCCCCGATTGCCTGCCACCTACTAAGATCGTTATTTAACATAAGCGAGATTCGGCGTCCCGAATTCTGAAACTCGCGCTCCAGATCGTTGTTAGCGGCAGCAGCTCTCCCTGTGctaatacctgcaaaacaaaataaataacaaatatatatatacatacatatgtaccatatatttatatgcaacgtacattaatatatacttaccacCCGTACGCCTACAACCCCATTCGGGATTCCACCCCCAATTTGGAGGGTCGTTGCCACCATCTCCGCCGTGAAGTGCAGCCATTTTAACCTACATCAGCCGTcccaatttataaaataacataaacaaacataaaagtcataaaaaagGTGCGACCTAAATCAACATATTTTGgacacaaaattgttttccaaaattattatacctaaaatgaccacttttttgtaactttttttcaaaccttcgtttataacattaatactaacctaataacaactatattaacaattacaatcatactaaaaagtgttttctaagaatcatattttgaactataataaacaataattataactacacatgttttcttaaaaatttatgaatttctagaaatcatatcattcctaactataataacataagtaatctttcctaactataatactataacatctctataactaatactttctaacatatatttactaacacttgttcctaacatatattttatataacattaaactataacatttatataactaatattttctaacacatattttctaacacatattttttctaactttttttttcaacatatattttctaacaaaaatatataataattctataaataataatttctataagaaataaatatttgataacattattatatattaaaataaaaacaagtatttaaaaggtaaatgagtgttacCTCGTCTGAAAAATGGTTTACCGGAAAAAAGAGTAGAACAAATAACGGATGGCTGGCCGGAAAAAATATTAGTCGCCGGAAAACGATATCGCCGGAGTAAACCGGAAAACTTTCAAATCTGTTTTCCCGTATATCAGTGGTGGAAAATAGGTTCCCCGCAAAACTGGTACGCCGGAAAAATGTCGCCGCTAAAAAAACGCCTGAAAATGGACTCCGGGAGGCCGGAAAAGGTAGGTCGTGTAAAAAAGAATGTTGATAACGATGATGAGGGGATAGATGGCCGGATTTGTGAGTTATACTAATGAGAAGAAAGGATTTTCTGgagaaattaaaagtttttacgGAGGAGAAGATGAACGAATGTGAAGAAGAGAGAGCTGCTGCCTTGTTTATATCGACGTGgggggacccactatttgctgcgacgtcgccgctaatagtggggtcCACACCCACGTGATTCGGTCACTTACATACGTTGACTGACAGATGGTggcccactatttgcggcgacgtcgccgctaatagtgggtggtcgggttacaaCTTTTTCCCtggtcgggttacgcgcttCGTTTCATAATTTGtgtgtatttatttattcaaaacCAATTTCTCTATCACTCTTTGTCCTTTCATCTTGGTAATTATTCTTCTTTGTTCTCTGTCCGTTCACAAACATAACAATTTTGGAAAAGTATTTCAAGACAATATAACTgatcattaaacatatattcTGTATATTTGCTAAAGATGACAACGTCACCGTCATTTTCATAAACAATATCGTTGACGTGCAGAGATTTCGggattttctttattattatcagCGAAAGTGGCCTGAAAAAAAGAGAGACAAATAGGAGTTTCAGGAATATGGAGCAAGCGtaagaaacctttttttttttacagaatACGTCACGGTTAGTTGTAGTattgctgttttttttttgtaagcaGTGACGGGTGACCTCATGGGGGCTACCGTAAGATTGCGACTTCGGCAATGGTTTCAGGCTGACAGAAAAGTCATCGTTGTTGTGTAAACCTATTTAAGGCAATCAAGAAGTTGCCTTTGTTTTCTGGGTTAAGTCTATATTCGCGGACAAAACTTTGTTCAAGAACTTGCTGAAAGGAAACCGGTGGTGGTTGTTAGCGGTGGTTGTTGACGGTGGTTGCTTCCAGAGGTGTTCTTGTTCATGACTTCATGTGTATGTGTCATGTGGACATATGTATATGCTTTAAATGTTGTACCTGCCActtaaaaacttgtaaagaataattGTGTGGAACTTACATGTATCTGCTATTAATTTTTAGGCTAGCAAATAAATTTAGAAaacgaaaaaaccaaaaaaagaaacaaaggaGACAGATGGGGCCCAccaaaagattaaaataaaactcGTTTTGTGAGATGACACATATATTCACGCATGGGTTttaaatctataataataataataataataataataataataataataataataataataataataataatggaaaatgaaatataaggttgtacggtacctaagcttaggtgtggaacctctcacatactaatattttattatttattgtttaatgaataaatgcatgagcttcatgatttttatggattaaaaaaacaatatgtgaatgttccacacctaaacatAGATATCCGACAGTCTTATATTCCTAacccctaataataataataataatatggttAACATTCATAAGTCAAATTTACACAAATTTAGATCAAGTGTTTGGAGCTTGTCAATAAAGATAAAGGTTAAATATTCAATTTTCATGCTAACTATGGTTATGTGCCTCTTTTATTTTTGAGACCATAATTCTGTGCCTTTGGGTTTTACATTGTATTCTAGTAGATTCATAGATTAATAAGGAAAAATCGAGTCCAAAATCTTTAGCTCAATGATTATCAAAAAGTGGGATAAAGTCTCTGGATGTACATACATTACGGGTTCGAGACTTGCAAACAGAGGGTTTATCCCAATTATTTGGATTTTTCCTTAAAAGATATTTCGGGATGATCGCATAACTGTTATTGATTGCAAAAGGTAGTGTCGTGAATGATCCTAATAGTATTtcgaaaaaaaggaaaaattgaATATGCAATTAGATACGGTTATACACGTatcatatagattgatatattGCAAAAATGCACTTTACATGGTAGTACATTCAAGCTAACCCAattaataatacttttaattgGGTTAGCTTACTTAACAtgctgaaaaaaaaaatagtatggTTGGATCAATGGTAAACACTTTTGCTTCGGGAGAAGAGGTTATGGGtttgatcctcatcccatgcaaaggttggagggtcttttctaccatttaggtagaggtaaggccttcctacatcttaacctcccacATACTACATTGAGGTGTCAGGCCTCAAAACTGCAAAATGCAGCGTTGAGATTAATAATACCTTTAGTTGGCCAAACTCTTTTTATAAAACTACTCGTAATATCTAAATTGAGACGACGTCCATAGATCACCTTCCGACTATTGTACCTGTTATCCAAAACGCTATCTGTTGTACAACTAACAGTGAACGTAGACTTTCAGCCAGCCAAGCACAAAGCGCACACACTCAAGTATATTCACCCCTTTTGACCAAACAAACACACAACAATCTGggaattttctttgtttttggtaagcttttcttcttttgtttttctacttcttcttcTCGGCTTGTCTTGCACATTTGAAACCGCCCAAAGCCCCAGAGTGTACTTAGTTCTTCGGTTTATATTTTGGACATTTGAAACTATAATTAGATGATATACTTTTTAAGTTGAATGTAGGTGTATTTAAATATACATAAGATAGGTTTATCATTATGCAAGTTTAATTATGTAAGAGTTATGGCTCGAATAGTTTCCGGTATAGTTGATAAGTTGTTAGACCAGTGAATATTATCACCATCAAACAAATCATCGTTACCCTGTTTAACCTTTGCTTGTCTTTATATACCTTGAACAAAATGGACCCACAAGTGCTCAAAATCGGGTCAATCTGGATTATGATTATTCCTCTACGAGTCTATTTTAgctcaacaacaacaatacccaatcACGTCAAAGGTTGGGTAAGGGAGATGTGAGATGTATGTAGACAGTTACACCTCTACCCGAAAATAAAGAGACTGCTTACATTGTATATTCCCATATGCCCCAAAATGAGCTAATAGAATATCTTGTATTAGAGAACAGGTTATATGGATCAAGTTTCTGTCTTTTGTTATCtggataggaaaaaaaaaaatagagtaaAAGAAAACACAAGGGGCTTTTCTCATTGCATCAAAATTATCTTCTTTCAACTTGCCTTATCTTTTCATCTCAACATCTCTTTCTTTGCTGCTTAAATATATACTCTGATTATATCAATCTGCTATCGAAATTCTTTCAATCTAAGTCGGGTATTATCACCTCCCTTTACTGTTAACTACTCATAAATGAAGTCCATTATATGTTATATCGAGATTAATGTATTTGATACTAATTGTTTatcttaaatattaatattgctTCTGCCAAATCTACTAATCATCTTAATGAAGTCCATTTTAGGTAATGTTTTGGAGTATATACTTATAAATTTACTGCAATCATATGATATAATTTGAATAGTGCCTTTTGTATATACATGAATCTGAAATATACCTCTTTCTGGTAAATTAGGAATCGAAAATCTTAATAATAACTGAATAGCATTCACTTTAGCAGGTCAACCCGACTGAGACCTGTTCAATCCGGTTTACTACTGGATTGTTTAGTCCAAACCCTCTTATCCAGTTATCTGATCCGCCCATTTTGTAATGACAGTTGGACTTTGGCCCTTTACTTGCTTCTTAATTCAGTGTTTTACTTATTGATGCCTTAGAAAAAGTTAATCACATACAATGAACCggatgaaaagttttttttgtcaTACAATAGAAAAAGCGGAAAAATTACATGCATCCCCAAATACTTAACTCTTCTAGCATATGTCATATGCCTCTCCTGAGACAACTAAAATAAGCACACATATTGCTCTAAGCTAGTTACATATTGCACCGTAAATCTGTATAGCTATCGTAAATTTCACATGTTTAGACAATCAAATAGTAATTAAAGTTCATATCATTCAATTCGATCACTTATTTCTAAAACACCCATTTTAAATTTTACTCCCGTGATTAAGCTCTAAAAAGCACCCTGGTACGTTTTCTCTGTTATACCTTTGTAGAACACTGTGAATGGTCAAGGAAGAGTAGTCTACATACATGTAATGTAACTCGTACAGCTTACTATATTGTGGTTGAGATCTATGTGTAGGGAAATTGGCAGTATTTAGAAAAATTGACAACGCCATATTCACTTCCCCCTTAAAAAAATTGCTTTTAAAAGTATCTGTCTGTGAAGTGTTTTAACAATAAAGATCATCAAAATGTTCCTCATTTAGGTCTATCAAGTGTGTTTCACATGTTATGAGTGTTGGAATATGGTATGTAATACATTTCATCAATTCATAGTACAATGAGATAACTTTACTGTCAGTAGTCAATCCAACGGTTGTAAAATAGGTATTTCTAATGCAAAATTTTGCCATAGCTCCTCCTGTTGAGTGCACGTACTGAATGGAAGTATGACTTTTCGCGTCAacatatattatgaaaaaaatatagaaaactagatcatttagcagtatctggGGTAACTTAAACTATTCATGATGTTTGTAAAAACTCATTTAAAATGGTCTACTAGATAAACCTATATGGCAACTTGCAAGAGAATATCCCTTTGTTTAAGGACTCTTTGTTGTTAGGGGTAACTGAAGACACTACTCAAACACAATACAAGAATTCATTTTATGTAAAAGGGTTAATTGTGCGTTTTATTTTTTGAGGAGAATGTACTGCTAGTTTTGGATGAGGTCATTGCACTTCTTAAACAAGCAAAATAACGAAGCTGATAAAGTTCATATGTAGCAaacatgttttttattattactgcATTATTATCAAAGTTTTACTTGCATTATTTAACTGATGATGCTTCTGCTAAAGCTAAATGGCAGACATGCATGGTAGAGGGCTAATGGTATGTAGAATGCATTCAAGATAGAGTTAATAGCATACAGTTTGGAACAGAGAATGACATCTTTCCTATTGTTTAAGATCCGCCCCTCTCCGATTTGCAGTTCAATTGATAAAATCTTGCCAGAGAAAGACTGTAAGTGGCTCAGGCGCTCAGCTCTATTTTACTTCGTATGTAAGATAACACATTAGCAGTTCACATATTCAGTTTTTAGTGTTTGCATATATAGATTCTGATCCAATTATGTAATCATTTAGGGGTCATGTATTCAGTTTCCGATAATCATTTCTGACAAGTTACAGCAAAGCTGATTATATAACTGAATACTAGACGTCCTTTTTATGCCACTTTTATCCTTTGTTTACATACTTACTCATTTGTATTTCTGATATGTTAAGGATGATTCTATAGTCAAAAAGATAATTGCGGCATTTTCAAGTTCCTAAGCATAATTGCGACATTTTCAAGTTCTGTCACATCTGACTTGATTATTTAATATCACATAATTGCAGCATTTTCAAGTTCCTAAGCATCTCACTTTGATTTGTTTTATTCCCACTTGACTATATCTTGCACAACAGATAAGTTGCAGTCCAAGTGTCATGTTGTCCATCGAGAGATAGGGTCTAGCCGTCGGCATATGTTAGCAAGTGGTGGTGTCGCGTTAGTTTCGGTGTTTGTGTATCCACCACTGATAGCACAGGCCATAGATGAACCAGACGAAGAAGAGAAAGATGAAACTTTAATTGGGGCCATGAAGTCATTGTTTGATCCTAATGAGAAAACAAAATCTGGGAAAGTGTTGCCCAAGGCTTACTTGAATTCTGCAAGAGAGGTGGTGAAGACTTTGCGTGAGTCACTAAAGGAAGACCCGAATGATATGGCTAAATTTAGACGGGTTGCAGATGCAGCGAAGGAATCTATACGAGAATATCTAGGCAGTTGGAGGGGACAACAGACAGTAAGCAATGAGGTAACTTTCTTTATGCTTTGGTGTTTACAAAGTTAAGGTGTCAAAATACTCCTCGTCGTGGATAGAGTAATAGGTCAAATCTTCTTGCTATGGGTAGAAGCAAATCTAGCTGACCCAAAAAAGTTGTCAGAGGATTCTATTATTAAAATTAGTTAGTCACTTAGTCATATATGAATACAAATATCAAACTATTTAATAATGACCTAAAACATAATGATTTAAAAGGTTTTAGGCATTTAGAGTACTCTCCAGGTGACTTTGAAGCTGTTTTACACAATCAATCCATTTGACGTGTTTTCGTTGTAGCTAACTATAATATAGGATATCTTGACCCATTAGAGTAAAACATACCTGAATTATTAACTGATAGTCTGATATATAAGTTAACAGGCCGAAATGGCAGACTCTACAAGAAGAGTCAAGTTTGAGTCCCAAAAGTTATCTATGTGAAAAGTATAGATATGTTTATAGGTGGATTGGTAGGCTGATTGTGACGCATAACTGGTTGCCCGTTAGTACACTTCAAAATGGGTGTGGTTGGTTTTACCTGAAAATGctttgtttttcatttaatatatgGTTTCAAGAATCATTTTAATGGAGGAAGTTCCATTCATCTCATATGACGAGTTTTGAATTAACATATTTCAAATTGACCCACAAGTAAATGGGTTTCAAAGTTTGCATGTAAAGATTTTAAACCCATTAGTGTGGCAAAGGCAAGGAATTATGATGAAATGCATCTCTATGAGCAAATGCATGGTAAAGGAAAAATGTGGTGAGCGTGTTCATTAACaagtcaaaattcaaaagtttgGTACATGGGATCACAGGGTTTccacccatttacccttttttgaATTTACACCGGTTAGTGTGGC
This genomic window contains:
- the LOC122601200 gene encoding uncharacterized protein LOC122601200, giving the protein MAALHGGDGGNDPPNWGWNPEWGCRRTGGISTGRAAAANNDLEREFQNSGRRISLMLNNDLSRWQAIGDHAKWYKSYLGTYVATVPHNYESWDQVPQPIKDGLTDWLMRRFYLEPYLGNPENHPLREAVTRMIRQDALKIYKDKKAKFKKTWFTDMGGSQRLAELEGQPPYGMPPQEDNDGRREEPPEFYLRAHTR
- the LOC122602268 gene encoding photosystem II D1 precursor processing protein PSB27-H2, chloroplastic gives rise to the protein MTSFLLFKIRPSPICSSIDKILPEKDYKLQSKCHVVHREIGSSRRHMLASGGVALVSVFVYPPLIAQAIDEPDEEEKDETLIGAMKSLFDPNEKTKSGKVLPKAYLNSAREVVKTLRESLKEDPNDMAKFRRVADAAKESIREYLGSWRGQQTVSNEESYVMIEKAIRTLAGFYSKAGPSAPLPEEVKSEIISNLDIADKFL